TCCGACCTACCAACTGCTCGGCGACGAACTCGACGGTCCGCGCGGGCGGATCTATCAGATCAAGCTGGTACTGGAGGGGCAGACGCCGACGCGCGTCACCCAGACCCATCTCGACCGCTGTCTGACCTGTCGCGCCTGCGAGACCACCTGCCCCTCGGGCGTGCGCTATGCGCGTCTGGTCGACATCGGGCGTCACATTGTCGAGGCTCGGGTCGATCGGCTCTGGAGCCAGCGATGGTTGCGGCGGCTACTGGTTGCGGTCGTGCCGTACCCACGGCGTCTGGCACCCCTGGTCCGGCTGGGACGTCTCCTGCGGCCGTTGCTCCCGGCGACCCTGCGCGCCAAGGTGCCACAGTACCAGCCGGCCGGTCATTGGCCGAAGCCCGCCGGTCGGCGCCGGATGCTGGCGCTCGCCGGCTGCGTGCAGTCGGTGGCCATGCCCCGCACCAATGCCGCCGCCGCGCGTCTGCTGGCGTGTCTCGGGATCGATCTGGTCGAGGTGGCCGAGGCGGGGTGCTGTGGTGCGGTCGCCTATCATCTCGACGACCGTGAGGCCGGACTGGCGGCCATGCGGCGCAACATCGATGCCTGGTGGCCCGAGATTGAATCGGGCGCCGAAGCGATCCTGGTCAATGCCAGCGGCTGTGGGGCCATGGTCAAGGAGTACGGAGACTTGCTGGCGCACGACCCGAACTATGCCGAGCGGGCGGCGCGGATCGCGGCCCTGGCGCGCGATCCGGTCGAGGTGCTGGGTGCGGAGGATCTCGCGGCGCTCGGGACGCCGGGCGCGGGGCGTCGTGTCGCGTTCCACGCGCCATGCAGTCTTCAGCATGGTCAGCAGCTCAAGCGGGTGGTCGAACCCATTCTGGAGCGCCTCGGTTTCGTGGTCACGGCGGTTCCGGACGCCCATCTCTGCTGCGGCTCGGCCGGAACCTATTCGATTACTCAGCCTGAACTCTCGACTCGATTGCGTGATAACAAGGTCGCGGCACTCGAATCGGATGCCCCCGGGATCATCGCTACGGCCAACATCGGCTGTCAGCTCCATCTGGCCGGCGGGGCGCGAATGCCCGTCGTGCATTGGCTCGAATTGCTGGACGAGGCGGCGGCGAGCCGAACCTGATTCAGGTACCCGCCG
The sequence above is drawn from the Allochromatium vinosum DSM 180 genome and encodes:
- the glcF gene encoding glycolate oxidase subunit GlcF, which gives rise to MQTEILPEFLRTPEGREADAILRACVHCGFCTATCPTYQLLGDELDGPRGRIYQIKLVLEGQTPTRVTQTHLDRCLTCRACETTCPSGVRYARLVDIGRHIVEARVDRLWSQRWLRRLLVAVVPYPRRLAPLVRLGRLLRPLLPATLRAKVPQYQPAGHWPKPAGRRRMLALAGCVQSVAMPRTNAAAARLLACLGIDLVEVAEAGCCGAVAYHLDDREAGLAAMRRNIDAWWPEIESGAEAILVNASGCGAMVKEYGDLLAHDPNYAERAARIAALARDPVEVLGAEDLAALGTPGAGRRVAFHAPCSLQHGQQLKRVVEPILERLGFVVTAVPDAHLCCGSAGTYSITQPELSTRLRDNKVAALESDAPGIIATANIGCQLHLAGGARMPVVHWLELLDEAAASRT